The following proteins are co-located in the Vallicoccus soli genome:
- a CDS encoding STAS domain-containing protein gives MDLSLSTRAEGDRTVVEVGGEIDVYTAPKLREQLVDLVADGKYHLVVDMERVDFLDSTGLGVLVGGLKRVRAHDGSLRLVCTQERILKIFRITGLTKVFPIHESVEDAVAATD, from the coding sequence GTGGACCTGTCCCTGTCGACCCGCGCCGAGGGCGACCGCACGGTCGTCGAGGTGGGCGGCGAGATCGACGTCTACACGGCGCCGAAGCTGCGCGAGCAGCTGGTGGACCTCGTGGCGGACGGCAAGTACCACCTGGTCGTCGACATGGAGCGCGTCGACTTCCTCGACTCGACGGGCCTGGGCGTCCTCGTGGGCGGGCTCAAGCGCGTCCGCGCGCACGACGGCTCGCTGCGCCTGGTCTGCACCCAGGAGCGCATCCTCAAGATCTTCCGCATCACCGGGCTGACCAAGGTCTTCCCGATCCACGAGTCCGTCGAGGACGCGGTCGCGGCCACCGACTGA